A section of the Chloroflexota bacterium genome encodes:
- a CDS encoding xanthine dehydrogenase family protein molybdopterin-binding subunit — MAETNGNYNVIGTRPVRHDGVDKVTGRAIYGVDAHMPGMLWGQVLRSPHAHARILSIDTSRAEALEGVHAVMTAADLPDPGAGVAEANESGLQSKRYKSASLLARDKVLFEGHPIAAVAATNKHVAEEALDLIDVEYELLPVVLDVREAMKPDAPLLLDDLHMDTGGELADEPSNVASRTIHEEGDIEAGFAAADRVFEGEYTMSMVHQGYIEPHNALAYWSADGHLRVECSSQGQFGIRSELADHLQWPISKINVFPSEIGGGFGGKTTIYLEPLAAVLSRKSGRPVKLTMSRSDILRATGPAPGGYAWVKIGITNEGRITAAQAMFAFEAGGYPGSAVGAACLCAFGPYKLTDFRIDGYDVVVNMPKSHAYRAPGAPQGEFAVDSLVDEICEEMGFDPLAFRAMNASEEGDLRANGTRYHCIGNHEVIEAARTSDHWRSPIGSAPGRRRGRGIASGFWMNGGGMSTAVAQLNSDGTVTLREGSVDIGGTRTSVAMQAAETLGIPVEDVDPIVPDTDSIAFTGVTGGSRVTFATGWAAIEAARDLRKKMIDGLADHWDVASESIVADEDGTFRQNGETVSFKEAAGILDGDDLRLVGSATVVPEGSGNTFAIHIADVDVDLETGKVDVVRYTAIQDAGTAIYPPYVEGQMEGGVAQGIGWALTEEYVYDDEGHMRNVSLLDYRMPTTLDVPMIESIIVEVPNPGHPYGARGVGEVPIVPPLAAITNAIADATGARMRDLPASPPKVQAAVAALDS; from the coding sequence ATGGCGGAAACGAACGGCAACTACAACGTCATAGGCACTCGACCCGTCCGGCACGACGGGGTCGACAAGGTCACCGGACGCGCGATCTACGGGGTCGACGCGCACATGCCGGGCATGCTGTGGGGCCAGGTGCTGCGCAGTCCGCACGCCCACGCGCGGATTCTCTCGATCGACACCTCCCGCGCCGAGGCGTTGGAGGGCGTTCACGCCGTCATGACCGCGGCCGACCTCCCCGATCCCGGGGCCGGCGTCGCCGAGGCCAACGAGTCGGGTCTCCAGAGCAAGCGTTACAAGAGCGCCAGCCTCTTGGCCCGCGACAAGGTGCTATTCGAGGGGCACCCGATCGCCGCCGTCGCCGCAACCAACAAGCACGTGGCCGAGGAAGCCCTGGACCTGATCGATGTCGAGTACGAGCTGTTGCCCGTGGTGCTCGACGTCCGCGAGGCCATGAAGCCCGACGCGCCGCTGCTGCTGGACGATCTCCATATGGACACCGGCGGCGAGCTGGCCGACGAACCGAGCAACGTCGCCTCGCGCACGATCCACGAGGAAGGCGACATTGAGGCGGGATTCGCCGCCGCCGACCGCGTGTTCGAGGGCGAATACACCATGTCCATGGTGCATCAGGGCTACATCGAGCCTCACAACGCCCTGGCCTATTGGAGTGCCGACGGGCACCTGCGCGTCGAATGCAGCTCGCAGGGGCAGTTCGGCATTCGCAGCGAGCTTGCCGACCACCTGCAATGGCCCATCTCCAAGATCAATGTCTTTCCGTCGGAGATCGGCGGCGGGTTCGGGGGCAAGACCACCATCTACCTCGAGCCGCTGGCGGCGGTGCTGTCCCGCAAGTCGGGGCGCCCGGTCAAGCTCACCATGAGCCGCTCCGACATCCTGCGCGCCACCGGTCCGGCGCCGGGCGGCTACGCCTGGGTCAAGATCGGCATCACCAACGAGGGACGGATCACGGCGGCGCAGGCCATGTTCGCCTTCGAGGCCGGCGGCTACCCGGGGTCCGCCGTCGGCGCGGCCTGCCTGTGCGCCTTCGGCCCCTACAAGCTGACGGATTTCCGCATCGACGGCTATGACGTGGTCGTCAACATGCCCAAGTCTCACGCGTATCGGGCGCCGGGAGCGCCGCAGGGCGAGTTCGCCGTGGACAGCCTCGTCGACGAGATCTGCGAGGAGATGGGCTTCGATCCGCTGGCGTTCCGCGCCATGAACGCGTCCGAGGAAGGCGATCTGCGCGCAAATGGCACGCGGTACCACTGCATCGGCAATCACGAGGTCATCGAGGCGGCGCGTACCTCGGATCACTGGCGCTCCCCCATCGGGTCGGCGCCCGGACGGCGCCGAGGGCGCGGCATCGCCTCGGGCTTTTGGATGAACGGCGGCGGCATGTCGACCGCCGTCGCCCAGCTGAACTCCGACGGCACCGTGACGCTGCGCGAAGGTTCCGTCGATATCGGCGGCACACGCACGTCGGTCGCCATGCAAGCCGCTGAGACGCTGGGTATTCCCGTCGAAGACGTCGACCCAATCGTGCCCGACACGGACAGCATCGCCTTCACGGGCGTGACCGGCGGCAGTCGCGTCACGTTTGCGACCGGCTGGGCGGCGATCGAAGCCGCCCGCGATCTGCGAAAGAAGATGATCGACGGTCTGGCCGACCACTGGGACGTGGCCAGCGAATCCATCGTCGCCGACGAGGACGGCACGTTTCGCCAGAACGGCGAGACGGTGTCCTTCAAGGAAGCCGCCGGCATCCTCGACGGCGATGACCTGCGCCTGGTCGGCTCCGCCACGGTGGTGCCCGAAGGCTCCGGCAACACCTTCGCCATCCACATCGCGGACGTGGACGTGGACCTCGAGACCGGCAAGGTCGACGTGGTGCGCTATACGGCCATCCAGGACGCCGGAACGGCCATCTACCCACCCTACGTGGAGGGGCAGATGGAAGGCGGCGTGGCGCAGGGCATCGGTTGGGCGCTCACCGAGGAATACGTCTACGACGACGAGGGCCACATGCGGAACGTGAGCTTGCTGGACTACCGCATGCCCACGACGCTGGACGTGCCGATGATCGAGAGCATCATCGTCGAGGTGCCGAATCCCGGCCATCCGTACGGCGCCCGAGGCGTCGGCGAGGTTCCCATCGTGCCGCCGCTGGCGGCGATCACCAACGCGATCGCCGACGCCACCGGCGCCCGCATGCGGGATCTGCCGGCTTCACCGCCCAAAGTCCAAGCGGCCGTCGCCGCGCTGGATTCATAA
- a CDS encoding ABC transporter ATP-binding protein has product MTFLRRLHVFLRGQHRLMAATIAFGIVFAGAGLVAPLLVRQILVWHAEGAVETGALSIIIVVLVGSFVLRAVGRYGYGAISHIVAYRAQHLMLVTLYRHIQSLPHRFFEQRRTGNLISRAVGDVEAVEDFIAHGIPEATLAATIPTAMVIALGIINWQLMLISLIPMPLILLLTWFVMPRLRTRWGNVRQHMAEITGAVAEGISGFAVVKAFGREPERRAEIDRAGARFRDTIVRTQALTLIPVGVLEIIAGLGLVLIVAVGGNWTLEGIVPVADLFVFVVYLGMIYQPIIQVAAIGEDIQKAIASTDRIFALLDVRSNIVDRPNARPPENPRWTVQFDQVEFAYDRGAPVLHGVDFTVPEGSLVALVGPTGAGKTTCTSLIPRFYDIDGGAVRISGVDVRDLPIDWLRSNISMVLQDVFLFEGSIWDNIAFGRPGATDAEILAAARAANVDEFAERLPGGYDARVGERGVRLSGGQQQRISIARSILKDAPILILDEATSSVDTETEGLIQESLSQLTKGRTTIVIAHRLSTVRSADHIVGLADGRVAETGSHDELLAQGGWYARMYEIQAGTALWQIGERKAVPQA; this is encoded by the coding sequence GTGACGTTCTTGCGTCGACTGCACGTCTTCCTACGCGGGCAGCACCGCCTCATGGCGGCGACGATCGCCTTTGGCATCGTGTTCGCGGGCGCCGGGCTTGTCGCCCCTCTCCTCGTACGCCAGATCCTTGTCTGGCATGCCGAAGGCGCCGTCGAGACCGGCGCGCTCAGCATCATCATCGTGGTGCTGGTTGGGTCGTTCGTGCTCCGGGCGGTGGGACGCTACGGCTACGGCGCCATTTCGCACATCGTGGCGTATCGCGCCCAGCACCTGATGCTGGTCACGCTCTATCGACACATCCAGTCACTCCCCCACCGCTTCTTCGAGCAGCGGCGCACCGGCAACCTCATCTCGCGCGCGGTCGGAGACGTTGAAGCCGTCGAGGACTTCATCGCCCACGGCATTCCGGAGGCGACGCTCGCCGCGACCATCCCAACCGCAATGGTCATCGCCCTGGGGATCATTAATTGGCAACTGATGCTCATCAGCCTCATTCCCATGCCGCTGATTCTGCTGCTCACCTGGTTCGTGATGCCCCGACTGCGAACCCGGTGGGGAAACGTGCGCCAGCACATGGCGGAAATAACCGGCGCGGTTGCCGAGGGCATTTCAGGATTCGCCGTGGTGAAGGCCTTCGGCCGCGAGCCCGAGCGCCGGGCTGAAATCGACCGCGCCGGCGCCCGGTTCCGCGACACCATCGTGCGCACCCAGGCGCTCACGCTGATCCCGGTCGGCGTGCTGGAGATCATCGCCGGACTCGGGCTGGTGCTCATCGTGGCCGTCGGCGGCAACTGGACGCTCGAGGGCATCGTGCCCGTGGCCGACCTGTTCGTGTTCGTGGTGTATCTGGGGATGATCTACCAGCCGATCATCCAGGTGGCGGCCATCGGCGAGGACATTCAGAAGGCCATCGCCAGCACCGATCGTATCTTTGCGTTGCTCGATGTGCGCAGCAACATCGTGGACCGGCCCAACGCCCGTCCGCCCGAGAATCCTCGCTGGACGGTGCAGTTCGACCAGGTGGAGTTTGCCTACGACCGCGGCGCCCCCGTGCTGCACGGCGTGGACTTCACCGTTCCCGAGGGATCGCTCGTGGCGCTCGTGGGACCCACGGGTGCGGGCAAGACCACCTGCACCAGCCTGATCCCGCGCTTCTACGACATTGACGGCGGCGCCGTGCGCATTAGCGGCGTGGACGTGCGCGACCTGCCGATCGACTGGCTGCGATCCAACATCTCGATGGTGCTGCAGGACGTCTTTCTGTTCGAGGGAAGCATCTGGGACAACATCGCCTTCGGGCGACCCGGCGCGACCGACGCCGAGATTTTGGCAGCCGCGCGGGCGGCCAACGTCGATGAGTTCGCCGAGCGTCTGCCCGGCGGCTACGACGCCCGGGTCGGCGAGCGCGGCGTGCGCCTGTCCGGCGGCCAGCAGCAGCGTATTTCCATCGCCCGGTCGATTCTCAAAGACGCCCCGATCCTCATCCTCGACGAGGCGACCTCATCGGTGGACACCGAGACGGAGGGCCTGATCCAGGAGTCGCTGTCCCAGCTGACCAAGGGCCGCACGACGATCGTCATCGCCCACCGGCTCTCCACCGTGCGCAGCGCCGACCACATCGTCGGATTGGCCGACGGGCGGGTGGCCGAAACGGGCTCACACGACGAGCTCCTGGCCCAGGGCGGCTGGTACGCCCGCATGTACGAGATTCAGGCAGGCACGGCGCTCTGGCAGATCGGCGAGCGGAAAGCCGTGCCGCAGGCATGA